The Bacillota bacterium LX-D genome includes a region encoding these proteins:
- the galU gene encoding UTP--glucose-1-phosphate uridylyltransferase GalU, protein MKVKKAIIPAAGLGTRFLPATKAQPKEMLPIVDKPAIQYIVEEAVASGIEDILIVTGRNKRAIEDHFDRSIELEIQLKGKNSTKLLNQVVEISEMADIHYIRQKETKGLGHAVYCARKFIGNEPFAVLLGDDIISSKIPCLKQMLEIHDQLGGTILGIKEVSAEEVNKYGILDAQFIKKGLHRVTNLVEKPKAEEAPSSLAVMGRYIIQPEIFSILEQTPPGSGGEIQLTDALKELCKTQPIYGYEFLGRRYDIGDKLGFLMATIEFALQREDLTPSFSKYLAELKFNLTSPYLEETAATMAEKD, encoded by the coding sequence GTGAAAGTCAAAAAAGCAATAATACCAGCTGCTGGGCTGGGAACGAGGTTTCTACCTGCGACAAAAGCACAACCTAAGGAAATGTTACCAATTGTTGACAAGCCAGCTATTCAATATATTGTTGAGGAAGCTGTAGCGTCGGGTATTGAAGATATACTTATTGTAACAGGCCGTAATAAAAGAGCTATAGAAGATCATTTTGATCGCTCAATTGAACTAGAAATTCAGCTCAAGGGAAAAAACTCCACTAAGCTTTTAAATCAAGTTGTAGAAATATCCGAAATGGCAGATATTCACTATATTAGACAGAAGGAAACCAAAGGACTAGGACACGCGGTTTATTGTGCTCGTAAATTCATAGGAAATGAACCATTTGCTGTTCTCTTAGGTGATGATATTATTTCAAGTAAAATTCCCTGTTTAAAACAAATGTTAGAAATTCATGATCAGTTAGGAGGAACCATTTTAGGTATCAAAGAAGTATCAGCAGAAGAGGTAAATAAATACGGTATTTTAGATGCGCAATTTATAAAAAAAGGATTGCACCGAGTAACTAATTTAGTAGAGAAACCAAAAGCGGAGGAAGCTCCCTCAAGTTTAGCTGTAATGGGTAGGTATATTATCCAGCCAGAAATTTTTTCAATCTTAGAACAAACTCCTCCAGGTTCAGGCGGTGAAATCCAGCTTACTGATGCACTAAAGGAGTTATGTAAAACTCAGCCTATTTACGGATATGAATTTTTAGGACGCAGATATGATATAGGCGACAAGCTAGGATTTTTAATGGCAACAATTGAATTCGCTTTACAACGTGAAGATTTAACTCCTAGCTTTAGTAAATATTTAGCAGAGTTAAAATTTAACCTAACTTCTCCATATCTTGAGGAAACTGCAGCAACCATGGCTGAGAAAGACTAA
- a CDS encoding bifunctional precorrin-2 dehydrogenase/sirohydrochlorin ferrochelatase — MIKYFPVLLDLTQKKCLVIGGGEVAQRKVFSLLECDAEIVLISPTITEKLQYLVKNHKISYIPREYNPKDLGLPFIVICATGNTELNLAIAAECSKRNILVNVVDSPDSGNFIVPAAIRRGDLCISISTGGHSPALSKKIRQQLESQFGEEYIKYLDLMEEMRKTVIENIPEQKKRAEIFKKLVDSDILDLLKTGQDQLAKERAKQCISL, encoded by the coding sequence TTGATTAAGTATTTTCCAGTCTTACTAGATTTAACGCAAAAAAAATGCCTAGTAATCGGTGGCGGAGAAGTTGCGCAACGTAAAGTTTTTTCTTTATTAGAATGCGATGCTGAAATTGTTTTAATTAGTCCTACAATAACTGAGAAATTACAATATCTTGTAAAAAACCATAAGATTAGTTATATACCTAGGGAATACAATCCTAAAGATTTGGGTTTACCGTTTATTGTTATTTGTGCAACTGGAAATACAGAACTTAATTTAGCTATCGCTGCCGAATGTTCTAAACGTAACATTTTAGTAAATGTAGTAGACAGCCCTGACAGTGGTAATTTTATTGTGCCGGCTGCCATACGTAGAGGAGACTTATGTATCAGTATATCTACCGGGGGGCATAGTCCTGCTCTCTCTAAAAAGATTAGGCAACAGTTAGAAAGTCAGTTTGGGGAAGAATATATAAAATATCTTGATTTAATGGAGGAAATGCGTAAAACAGTTATTGAAAATATCCCTGAACAAAAAAAACGTGCGGAAATATTTAAAAAATTAGTTGATAGTGATATTTTGGACTTACTCAAAACAGGACAAGATCAACTTGCTAAGGAGAGAGCTAAGCAATGTATATCGTTGTAG
- a CDS encoding glycosyltransferase — protein MNKINLLYLVRPVAGGIKTHLINLCNGLEEEKYNIYLATPNIQDFIPHLPKQNVQLLSCGITGNLNLPLDYKVVHEIAHFLRQYHIQIIHTHGFKASLLGRIAARMVKTPIVITTAHNFIYNNLNNSITKLLVRNLQKKLATGTDHFIAVSQALAEDIIKNEGILPKKVTTIYNGIDTRIQRKRIILLENLIDPSFQNIVVIARLIPEKGVHLFIQMSKIIANLFPLARFYIIGDGPEKNNLKLQVKEYDLEEKIFFLGYRNDVADLLSQFKIVVIPSLNEGLSVTALEAMLAQRAIVASNVGGLPELIEHGKTGLLFSKGNVIEGANQIINLLNNKNLAAYLAHNALQKVLKNFSREKMCQETSEIYEHYYLVKKL, from the coding sequence ATGAATAAAATTAATCTTTTATATTTAGTAAGGCCAGTGGCAGGTGGCATTAAAACTCATCTTATAAATCTTTGCAATGGATTAGAAGAAGAAAAATATAATATATATTTAGCTACTCCAAATATCCAAGATTTTATTCCCCATTTACCGAAACAAAATGTACAGTTATTGTCCTGTGGGATAACGGGCAATTTGAATTTACCGTTAGATTATAAGGTTGTACATGAAATTGCTCATTTTTTGAGACAGTACCATATTCAAATTATCCATACCCATGGCTTTAAAGCAAGTTTACTAGGACGTATTGCTGCCCGAATGGTAAAAACCCCAATTGTAATAACAACTGCTCATAATTTTATTTATAATAACTTAAATAATAGCATAACAAAATTATTGGTTAGAAATTTGCAAAAAAAATTAGCTACCGGTACTGATCATTTTATTGCCGTTTCCCAGGCTTTAGCGGAAGATATTATTAAAAATGAAGGAATTTTGCCTAAAAAGGTTACCACGATATATAATGGAATAGATACTAGAATTCAACGAAAACGAATTATACTTCTAGAAAATTTAATTGACCCTTCGTTTCAAAATATTGTTGTGATTGCGCGCCTCATACCTGAAAAAGGTGTACATTTATTTATACAGATGTCTAAAATAATTGCAAATTTATTCCCACTTGCCAGGTTTTATATTATTGGTGATGGCCCAGAGAAAAATAATTTAAAATTGCAAGTTAAGGAATATGATTTAGAGGAAAAAATATTTTTCTTGGGTTATAGAAATGATGTTGCCGATTTGCTTTCTCAATTTAAAATAGTTGTTATACCTTCATTAAACGAAGGTTTATCTGTAACTGCTTTAGAAGCAATGTTAGCACAAAGGGCAATTGTTGCTTCAAATGTTGGCGGACTTCCTGAATTAATTGAACATGGAAAAACAGGTCTCCTTTTTTCGAAAGGAAATGTAATTGAAGGGGCAAATCAAATTATCAATTTACTTAACAATAAAAATTTAGCAGCTTATCTAGCTCATAATGCATTGCAAAAGGTTCTAAAAAATTTTAGTCGAGAAAAAATGTGTCAAGAAACAAGTGAGATTTACGAACATTATTATCTAGTAAAGAAATTATAA
- the hemC gene encoding hydroxymethylbilane synthase, producing MREIVIGTRESALALWQTNWVVERLRARNPEYTFRIKKIKTQGDKILDVALAKIGDKGLFTKEIEMAMLNKEIDLAVHSMKDLPTVLPLGLKIGAICERTDSRDVVLSLKNYSLDSLPKGAKVGTSSLRRKSQLLNYRPDLKIEDLRGNLNTRISKLEQEGFEAIILAAAGVKRMGFEHLITQVIPNHICLPAVGQGSIGVEIRSDDEEIYNITQKIAHSESSLAIEAERAFLKTLEGGCQIPIGAFGEIVGNELSLVGLVASLDGKKIIRDKVTGLSAQPEKIGQCLAEKLLQKGADVILNDVRREIENSGK from the coding sequence GTGCGGGAGATAGTAATTGGAACTAGGGAAAGCGCTTTGGCATTATGGCAGACTAATTGGGTTGTTGAACGATTACGTGCTAGAAACCCAGAATACACTTTTAGAATTAAAAAAATTAAAACACAAGGAGATAAAATTTTAGATGTTGCCTTAGCTAAAATTGGCGATAAAGGACTATTTACTAAAGAAATAGAAATGGCTATGTTGAACAAAGAAATTGATTTAGCCGTCCATAGCATGAAAGACTTGCCAACAGTGCTTCCACTAGGGTTAAAAATTGGTGCAATTTGTGAGCGTACCGATTCAAGAGATGTAGTATTATCCCTTAAAAACTACAGCTTAGATTCTTTACCTAAAGGAGCTAAAGTTGGAACTAGTAGTTTACGCAGAAAATCACAGCTTTTAAATTATAGGCCAGATTTAAAAATTGAAGATTTAAGAGGCAACCTTAATACTAGAATTTCAAAATTAGAACAAGAAGGGTTCGAAGCAATTATTTTAGCGGCTGCTGGTGTCAAAAGAATGGGTTTCGAACACCTTATTACTCAAGTTATACCAAACCATATTTGTCTCCCAGCTGTTGGACAAGGTTCCATTGGAGTTGAAATACGGTCCGATGATGAAGAAATTTATAATATTACTCAAAAAATCGCTCATTCCGAATCTTCTTTAGCAATTGAAGCAGAACGTGCTTTTTTAAAAACTCTAGAAGGAGGATGTCAAATACCAATTGGTGCTTTTGGTGAAATAGTTGGAAATGAATTATCTTTGGTTGGATTAGTAGCTAGTTTAGATGGTAAAAAAATTATTAGAGATAAAGTCACAGGTTTAAGCGCTCAACCTGAAAAAATTGGTCAGTGTTTGGCAGAGAAATTACTGCAAAAAGGGGCAGATGTTATTTTAAATGATGTGAGACGGGAGATTGAGAATAGTGGCAAATAA
- a CDS encoding metal-dependent hydrolase gives MKLVFHGHSCFEICLAQDNIIIDPWLNNNPQAKVRPEEINVSAVLVTHGHSDHLGDAIYIARNNNALLIAPFELASYCNNFGVRTHGMHIGGANRFSFGKVKLTQALHGSAVIEDKNIIYTGNPCGFILELEGKTVYHAGDTGLFGDMQLIGKNYNIDVALLPIGDNFTMGIDDAVQAVEFLRPKVVIPMHYNTFSLITQNVQEFVEKVKLCNCSEAIPLQSGNAFTL, from the coding sequence ATGAAATTAGTTTTCCATGGGCATTCATGTTTTGAAATATGCTTAGCTCAAGATAATATTATAATTGATCCCTGGCTTAATAATAACCCTCAGGCAAAGGTTAGACCAGAAGAGATAAATGTTTCCGCAGTTCTAGTTACCCATGGGCATAGTGACCATTTAGGCGATGCTATTTATATTGCCCGAAATAACAATGCGCTACTTATTGCTCCATTTGAATTGGCTAGCTACTGCAATAATTTTGGGGTTAGAACTCATGGGATGCATATTGGAGGAGCTAACCGCTTTTCTTTTGGCAAAGTTAAGTTGACTCAAGCTTTACATGGTTCAGCTGTGATAGAAGATAAAAACATAATATATACAGGAAACCCCTGTGGATTTATTTTAGAATTAGAGGGGAAAACCGTTTATCATGCTGGAGATACGGGACTTTTTGGAGATATGCAGTTAATTGGCAAAAACTACAATATTGACGTTGCACTTTTACCTATTGGGGATAATTTTACAATGGGAATTGATGATGCAGTACAGGCAGTTGAGTTTTTACGTCCTAAAGTTGTTATTCCAATGCATTATAATACTTTTTCTTTAATTACTCAAAATGTACAAGAATTTGTAGAAAAAGTTAAACTTTGCAATTGTTCTGAAGCAATACCTCTACAATCAGGCAATGCTTTTACGTTATAA
- a CDS encoding aspartate kinase, translating to MGIVVQKFGGSSVANPERIQRVAQRIVECYKSGNQVVVVVSALGDATDNLVALSRRITTNPSDREMDMLLATGEQVSIALLTMAIHALGYEAISLTGPQAGIITSNVHTKAKIININSARIQKELHQGNIVIVAGFQGKTANGEITTLGRGGSDTSAVALAAALKADICEIFTDVDGVYTTDPRIEVNAQKLSSISYEEMLELASLGALVLQPRAVEFAMQFNVKLHVRSSFNYNEGTIVQEVSNMERDIAVSGIAHDSNVAKITLFGVPDEPGVACKLFTALADGNINIDMIIQSSSRSGHNNITFTVAKDDAAKALAITEQIKEIIGAEGTACDDTVAKVSIVGAGMVANSGVAAKMFEALSKEKINIQLISTSEIKISCIVGINDVEKAVRAIHAKFKLNKKQNQLDLATIN from the coding sequence ATGGGAATAGTGGTGCAAAAATTCGGAGGCAGTTCAGTTGCCAATCCCGAACGTATACAAAGAGTTGCTCAAAGAATTGTAGAATGTTATAAATCCGGTAACCAAGTTGTTGTGGTTGTTTCGGCACTTGGTGATGCGACCGATAATTTAGTTGCACTATCTCGAAGGATTACTACCAATCCTTCAGATCGGGAAATGGATATGCTTTTGGCAACTGGTGAACAAGTATCTATTGCCTTATTAACTATGGCTATTCATGCTCTGGGCTACGAGGCAATATCTTTAACCGGTCCCCAAGCCGGTATTATTACGAGTAATGTTCATACAAAAGCTAAAATAATAAATATTAATAGTGCACGCATTCAAAAGGAATTACATCAAGGAAATATTGTTATTGTCGCTGGTTTTCAAGGAAAAACTGCTAATGGAGAAATAACAACATTGGGACGCGGAGGGTCAGATACTTCTGCTGTTGCCTTGGCCGCTGCCTTAAAAGCAGACATCTGTGAAATTTTTACAGATGTAGATGGAGTTTACACTACAGACCCTAGGATAGAAGTTAATGCTCAAAAACTTTCCTCGATATCCTATGAGGAAATGCTTGAATTAGCAAGTCTTGGGGCCTTAGTTTTACAACCTAGAGCAGTAGAATTTGCAATGCAATTTAATGTTAAATTACACGTTCGTTCCAGTTTTAACTATAATGAAGGTACAATTGTGCAGGAGGTTAGTAATATGGAAAGAGATATAGCAGTAAGCGGTATAGCACATGATTCTAATGTAGCGAAAATTACTCTTTTTGGTGTACCCGATGAACCAGGAGTCGCCTGTAAACTTTTTACTGCTTTAGCTGATGGAAATATTAACATTGACATGATTATCCAAAGCAGTTCCCGGAGTGGGCATAACAACATTACTTTTACAGTTGCAAAGGATGATGCGGCAAAAGCTTTGGCTATTACTGAACAAATAAAAGAGATAATTGGTGCTGAAGGAACTGCTTGTGATGACACAGTAGCAAAAGTTAGTATTGTTGGAGCTGGAATGGTTGCTAACTCAGGCGTTGCAGCTAAAATGTTTGAAGCCTTATCCAAAGAAAAAATTAATATTCAATTAATATCCACATCTGAAATAAAAATATCTTGTATTGTTGGCATCAATGATGTTGAGAAGGCTGTCAGAGCTATCCATGCTAAATTTAAGCTTAATAAAAAACAAAATCAGTTGGATCTTGCCACTATTAACTAA
- the hemA gene encoding glutamyl-tRNA reductase, with protein sequence MYIVVVGLNHKTAPVEVREKLSFSHSELSTALDQLKKCGYINGCAILSTCNRTEVYASVSDIELGLLEIYSLLSLSCSLQVENLKEYLYVFNDYDAVKHLFNVAAGLDSMILGETQILGQVREAYLEACNYGSTNGVLNNLFQQAISVGKRVRTETKIDQSAVSISYAAVELAKKYFGNLNGRTVLVMGAGKMSELTVRYLVANGVSTVLVTNRSYEKACNLAGEFGGIAVRFDELNNYLPTSDILISCTSAPHYILKKQELEIMLADRSEAILLVDIAVPRDIDPQVAEIPLVRLYDIDDLHDVVEQNLEERKQIAIIAENIISEEINVFFDWLNSLFVVPTVISLKRKAIKIKEQELARALRRLSSLTEKEKNIIASMANSIVNQLVHDPIVNLKNYASTQQGHLYTEVLQNLFNLDVQDLPPTNQVNIKKKLKLK encoded by the coding sequence ATGTATATCGTTGTAGTTGGGTTGAACCATAAAACAGCACCTGTGGAAGTAAGAGAAAAGTTATCTTTTTCACATTCAGAATTATCAACAGCCCTAGACCAATTAAAAAAATGTGGTTATATTAATGGATGTGCTATCCTTTCTACCTGCAATAGAACTGAAGTATATGCATCTGTTAGTGATATTGAGCTTGGATTACTAGAAATTTATTCATTGTTAAGTCTAAGTTGTAGTTTACAAGTAGAAAATTTAAAAGAGTATTTATATGTGTTTAATGATTATGATGCTGTTAAGCATTTGTTTAATGTTGCTGCTGGTTTAGATTCTATGATATTAGGTGAAACTCAAATTTTAGGGCAGGTAAGAGAAGCGTATTTGGAAGCCTGTAATTATGGTTCAACAAACGGTGTTTTGAATAATCTTTTCCAACAAGCTATTTCTGTTGGCAAAAGAGTTCGAACAGAAACTAAAATTGATCAGAGTGCTGTTTCTATAAGTTATGCTGCTGTTGAACTCGCCAAAAAATACTTTGGTAACTTGAATGGACGTACAGTCTTAGTAATGGGTGCGGGCAAAATGAGCGAGTTAACAGTTAGATATTTAGTAGCAAATGGTGTTTCAACCGTATTAGTTACAAATCGTTCTTATGAAAAAGCATGTAATTTAGCAGGAGAATTTGGTGGAATAGCTGTAAGATTTGACGAACTAAACAATTACTTACCTACATCTGATATTTTAATTAGTTGTACTTCAGCCCCTCACTATATACTCAAAAAACAAGAATTGGAAATTATGCTGGCAGATAGGTCTGAGGCTATTCTTTTAGTTGATATAGCCGTACCTAGAGATATTGATCCCCAGGTAGCAGAAATTCCATTAGTTAGGTTATATGACATTGATGATTTACACGATGTAGTTGAGCAGAATTTAGAAGAAAGAAAGCAAATTGCTATAATTGCAGAAAATATTATTAGTGAAGAGATAAATGTTTTTTTTGATTGGTTAAATTCTTTGTTTGTTGTTCCTACAGTTATATCTTTAAAAAGAAAAGCTATAAAAATAAAGGAGCAAGAACTTGCAAGAGCCTTACGCCGTTTATCTTCACTGACAGAAAAGGAAAAAAATATTATAGCTTCCATGGCTAATTCTATTGTTAATCAATTAGTACATGATCCAATTGTTAATTTAAAGAATTATGCGTCAACTCAACAAGGTCATTTATATACGGAAGTGTTGCAAAATCTTTTTAATTTAGATGTTCAAGATTTACCACCAACAAACCAGGTTAATATAAAAAAGAAACTTAAACTTAAGTAG